TCTGCCTGCCAAGAAAAAACCCTGCACGGGTCGTCCTAAACGAGAGCAAAATTTTGGGCGAAATTCAGGTGCTTCACCCGGCCCGCTGGCCCAGTTGTCAGCGGCGCAATTTGTTTTATTGGAGAATGCAATTCTGATGAAGAAATCTCGCTTCTTAGTCCGCCTGCTAATCATGTTGATCTGTTTCGGCCTGGTCTGACCGGTGGTGGAAGAGGGCGCTGACGCGGCACAACGCCGCCGCAGCGCGAAAAGCAGCCGGCGTGCCAGCGCGAAAAAGAGCGGCAAGAGTGCGCGCGGGCGTGCCAAGCGTTCCGGCGGACGCCGTTCGCGTGTGCGCGGGCGGCGGGGACGGCGTGGCCGTAGCCGTGGCGGCGCTGCGCCCATTGTGCGCCGCAAGGGCTTCGATGAAATGATCGGCTCGAATCCGGGCGCACTCGACGGCACGGACGAAGAAATCGCCGGGGCGCAGATCGAAGAGTTCAAGTTGCGCGCCTATGTCAAATACCTCTCGGACGATTTGCTGGAAGGCCGTGGCACGGGTACGCGCGGCGGGTTGCTGGCAGCCAAATTCATCGCGGCGGAGTTTGAATCCATGGGGCTGGAACCGGCGGCGCCTGACCGCACCTTCTTTCAACAAGTGCCGATGATCGGCGTCAAGACCGACCCTGATACCAAGCTGACCGTGAAGAGCGCCAACGGTGAGGCCGAATTCAAATTCGCTGATGATTTTGTCGCCAGCACCGATCTGGAACAGGCCGAGATTCCGGTCAATCACGAGATCGTTTTTGTCGGCTACGGCGTGAGCGCGCCCGAAGTCCCCTGGAACGATTACAAAAACCTCGATGTCAAAGACAAGCTCGTAATGATGCTGGTCAACGATCCGCCCGCCACCGCTGCCGAACCGAATCTGTTCGGCGGCAAGGCGCTGACCTATTACGGGCGCTGGACGTACAAATTTGAAGAGGCTGCTCGGCGAGGCGCAGCGGGCGTAATTTTAGTGCACACGACCGAGTCTGCCGGATATGGCTGGCAGGTCGTGCGCACGGGCTGGGACGGCGAACGCTTTGGCCTGGTGCCGGACGAAAAGACGCCGACGCTGAAATTCAAATCCTGGGTGACCGAAGAAACCGCGCGCAAGATCGCGCAACTCGGCGGGCAGGATTTGGACAAACTGCGCGAAGCCGCCAAGACGCGCGACTTCAAACCCGTGGCGCTCACGGCCAAAGTCGAAACAACTCTCAAGACCAAAGCGCAGCGCGTCACCGCGCCCAACGTCGTCGCCATCTTGCGCGGCGACACGCCCGCACCGCCCACGCCAGCAACTGGCAAGAGTACGGGCAAGAATGCCAGCAAAACGGCGGAAACGGCTCCCCCACCGGACATCAAGCCGCTCTTGCGCGACGAATTCGTGGTGTATTCGGCGCACTGGGATCACCTGGGCATACGGCCTGACCAGGTGGGCGATAACATTTACAACGGCGCGGTGGACAACGCGACCGGTATCGCGGGGTTGTTGGCGATTGCCAAAGCGTATTCAAATTTGGAGGTCAAACCGAAGCGTTCGATCCTCTTCATCGCGACGACCGCCGAAGAACAAGGGTTGCTGGGCGCGGAGTTTTACACGCGCAACCCGCTGGTACCGCTGAATAAGACCGTCGCCGACATCAATGTGGATTCGATGAACGTGCTGGGCATGACCAGCGACATCACGCCGCTGGGCGCTGACCGTTCGACGCTGGGCAAAATCATCGAAGAGGTCTGCAAAGAGAACAGCATCACCATCGCGCCCGACCCGCGCCCCGAACAGGGTTCATTTTATCGTTCGGATCATTTCCCCTTTGCCAAAGTGGGCGTGCCCGCCGTCAATTTCGAGCCGGGCGATAAATTCGTCGGCCATCCCGCCGAATGGGGTCAGGAGCAGTTCGCCGAATACAACAAGAACCGCTATCACCAACCCACCGATGAATACAGCCCGAACTGGGATTTCAGCGGCATGGTGCAACAGGCACGACTGGCCTTCTGGATCGGCTTACGCGTGGCCGACGCGGATGAGATGCCCGTCTGGAAAAAGGGTGATGAATTCGAGCGGGCGCGGTTGAAATCGCTGGGACAACCGATGCAGGAATAGCAGATCGAACCACGGGAACACGGGTGGAATCAGCGGCTGCCGACTTTCCCAGTGTTCCCCGTGGTTTCTTTCGCCTATCGGACTTCAGCCTCAGCTAACCGGCTGCGGTTCCAGCGTGGCCGGTACGCTGGCTTGCTCCACCGCCACGGCGCGCTCGGCCCGGTAAATCCACCAGAGCCAGCCCAACAACAACAGCGTCGGCAGCGAAGTGAGTAACGTCGCCGCCCAGGGGATGACATAATTTTCTTCTGGCACGACCGCCGTGTGGAACAGCACGGCATAGCCTCGATAAACAGGGCTGGGCAACGAAAAGAGCACCGCCGAAAGCACGGTGACCAACAGCGGCCCCGTCGCCCCGTCATGCTCCAGCCAGCGGCGCAAAGTCACCGCCAGCGGCAACAACATCAACACCAGGTAATGATCCCAGGCAATCGGGTTGACCAATAAGCTGGCGCACAGCAGCACGCTGAACGCCGTATCGAAGTAACGCGCTCGCTGTGCCAAATACAAACTGCCGCCCAACACCAGCAACAAGCCGCCCACGGCGAGCCAGCGGGCATTGCTGCCAAAATCCAGCAAGGGCGGCGCGATCAAACTGGGATAGATGGATTGTTTGGTGCCTTCAAACCAGCGTAAACACAAACTCCAGACGGAATAATTCGAGTAAAAATGGCTGTAGATTTTGGCGACGGCCGGAGCCTTGTGCAGATAATAATCCGCCAGCCCGGCCACGCCGATCAGCGCCGCCGCGACCGCGTGCAGCCCCAGAAAAACACCAGCGGCGGAAAACGCCGCGCGCCAACGCCGCTGCCAAAGCAAAAACAGCGCAATCGGCCAGCCCATCATCTTCAACGCGATAGCCAAGCCGAGCAGCGCGCCGCCCGGCGCATCCCGCTGCTGGCGCAACCACCACCAAGCACACGTCAAACAACACAGCAACGGCAAATTCAACTGGCCAAATAAAAGGTCGGTCATCACCGGCCCCCAGCCCAACAACGCCACGCCCAACAGCGCGCTGATAACCAAACCAGGCGCGCGCCCCAGCCAGCGCAGCATCAGCCAAACGAAGACCGCCAGACAGATCAACTCAAAACACATCCAAGCGACCGCCGCTTTCTCGTAAGGCAACAGGCTGAAGGGGAGCATCAGGATTCCATACGCCACCGTGTGCGGCGTGGGGTGCGGAAAGATCGGTGCGGGCGAGTTGAGATTGAAGCGGACGGCCAATTCCGACAGTGGCAGATAGGGGTCAACGCCGTGCCCCAGCGCTTTGGCTACCAAATATCCAGAGACTAAATCTTTGCGATAGACTTGCGGATAAAATAGCGAGAACAGGGCCGAGCGCACGCCATTCAAGCCGTTGAGCAACGCAAAGAGCCATAGAAAACGCCGAAAGGTGGGCGAAATCTTCATCATCAACACCTCCTCGGTGAGCGCGGCAATCCACGCACACCAATGCACCTCAACTGGCGACCGAGACTTGCTGCTGAAATGCAGGCATGACGGGCGCGACTTCCTCAGTGGCGTGCGCCTCAACACGCCGCAACAAAAACATCAAGGCGATCAGCGCGGCGGCAGTCGCCAGCGTGAGCAATCCGGCGGCAAAAGGCACGACGGGTGAGCCAGTCGCGGTCACGGAGGTTTGAAACAGCGCCGCGACATTACGGATGATCGAGTGCGGCAGCGAGCAAACCAACGTGACCAGCAAGGTGTATCTCGTTAAAGCCATAGGAAAATCCAACTCGCGCAAGTAGCGCCAGACGACCGCCAAAGGCAGCAAGGCGATCACCAGGTAATGGCTCCACGCCACCGGGTTCACCAGCAAGCTGACACACAACAGCAGCGCAAAGGCCACGTCGAAGTCTTTGACTCTGCGCGCCAGCGCCAGCCCCAAGGCCAAAACAAGACACGGAACCAGCAGGGTGAATAACCGTGCCGCCGCAGGCCAGGCGATCAACGGCGGTGCGACCAGCCCACGGGCAAACGAGGCTTCGGTGCCGACAAACAACCGCCAGCCCACTGTCCAGGCGGAAAAGTTGGCATCGAAGCCGCGATAAAGCGCTGTGACTGTCGGCCCGACCTCGGTGTAATACCGCTTCACGCCTTCGACCCCAATCCAGGCCAGCGCCAGTAAATGTCCGGCCAAGGTCACCGACCCGGCGGCCAACACGCTGCGCCAACGCCGTTGCCAGAGCAGAAACAACACCACCGGCCAAGCCATCAGCTTCAGCACCAACGCGCCGCCCAACAACGCCCCGCCGCTGAGTTCATGTCCCGCACGCAACGAACGCCAGGACAAGAGCAGCAAGAGCAGCAAGAGCGCATTGAGTTGCCCCACCCACAAATCTTCTGTCAACGGCCCCCAACCGCACAGCGCCCAACCGCACAGCGCCACCCACTTCAGCACCGCTGGCGTACCCCACCAGCGCACCAACAACACCAGCGCGGCCAGCAGGCAGAGTAACTCAAACACCAGCCACAACTGCGCCGCCCGTTCGTAGCCCCAGCCGCTCAACAACGCGATCAAAAGCCCACAGGGTACGGTATGCGGCGTCGGATGCGGGAAGATGCGCGTCGGTGAATTGAAGGCAAATTGACGGGCCAGCGCATCCATCGGCTGATAGGGGTCAACACCTTTGACCAAGCCTTGCCCCAGCAGGTAGCCATTGATGAAATCCTTGCGGTAAACATTGGCCGGGGCGAAGGACGACCAGATCTTATGCACGCCGTTCAAGCCATTGAGGAGAAAAAACAACAGCAAAAAGCGCCGGAAATTTACGGAGGGCTTCATCACCTTGTCACCAATCCTGATTGTGTTGCTGATCAAGAGGCTAGGGATGTGCGCCTCGTTGCGGTGTGCGATGCGCGTTTCAGCGGAGAGCCGCCGAACAAACGCGGGGGCAGTCTAGCGATCCGGGATCGGAAATCAAGCACAAAATCACGCGTCTTTCAGCGCGTTGAGCACCCGTAAATTGGAACGTCATCTGGCGCTCGCCAAAACGCTGCTTGTGATTTGGCAACCTGCGTGAAAAAATGCGTTGGCAAGTTATAGTGGTTTGGGGGCAAGCAAATGGAAAGTATACCCAAAGAATTTAGCGGCACGATTGTGAATGGCGTGGTTGTGTTGCAAACCCAGGAAAAAATTCCTGAAGGTATGCAGGTGCGCGTCAGGATCGTTGAACCAACCACCGAACCGGAGCCGTTGGGAAAACGCTTGCTGAAATTTGCGGGCACGATTCCCGGCTTGCCACCGGATATGGCTGAAAATCACGACCATTACATTCACGGCCAGCCCAAGCAATGAAGCGCATTTTTGCCGACACCTTTTACTTTATCGCGTTGCTCAGTCCTGACGACAAAGATCATCAGCGAGCCGTGGAATTCAGTGACGGCTTCGTTGGGCAAATGGTCACCACAGATTGGATCATCACAGAATTGGCTGACGGCATGGCGAAACCCGCCAGCCGCCAGCGCTTCATCCAATTTCTGGACATGTTGCGCCACGATCCCGATGTTCACATCGTCTCGTTGGACAAAGTGCTACAAGAAGCGGGCCTGGAACCTTATCGCCGCCGACCAGATAAAGACTGGTCATTGACCGACTGCATCTCTTTCGTAGTCATGCAGCGCGAAGGCTTAACGGAAGCTCTGACTGGCGATCACGATTTTACCCAAGCAGGGTTCATTGCCTTGCTCGAATAGACTGCCGCATCCGTTTTACCCATTGCTATAGAGAAAGCATTCATGAGCAACACGTTTTATCTGACAACCCCGATTTACTACGTCAATTCGCAACCCCATCTCGGCCACTTGTACACCACGATCATTGCCGACACGGTCGCGCGCTACCAACGCCAACGCGGGCGCGAAGTCTTCTTCCTGACCGGCACCGATGAGCACGGCATCAATATCGAACGTGCCGCCGAGCAGGCTGGGCTGCCCGTCAAAGAACATGTGGACAAGATCGTCGCGGCGTTTCAAACCGCCTTTGCGCCCTTTCAATTTACCAATCAGCATTGGGTGCGCACGACCGACGAGAGTCACAAACAAGGCGTACAGGAGTTATGGCGGCGCATGCGTGACAACGGCTTCATTTACAAAGGCTCTTACGAAGGCTGGTACTGCGCCAACTGCAACGAGTTTTACACCGAGAACGAGGCCAAGCCGAACGACGAGGGCGTGCCCGTTTGCCCCACGCACGAGCGCCCGCTGGATCGCGTGGGCGAGGCGAGTTACTTTTTCAAACTCTCGGCCTTTCAAGACCGGCTGTTGGAGCTTTATGAAAAGAACCCGCACTTCATCCGCCCCGAAACGCGGCGCAACGAAGTGCTCAGCTTCGTGCGCGGCGGCTTGAACGATCAGT
This genomic window from Acidobacteriota bacterium contains:
- a CDS encoding M28 family peptidase gives rise to the protein MEEGADAAQRRRSAKSSRRASAKKSGKSARGRAKRSGGRRSRVRGRRGRRGRSRGGAAPIVRRKGFDEMIGSNPGALDGTDEEIAGAQIEEFKLRAYVKYLSDDLLEGRGTGTRGGLLAAKFIAAEFESMGLEPAAPDRTFFQQVPMIGVKTDPDTKLTVKSANGEAEFKFADDFVASTDLEQAEIPVNHEIVFVGYGVSAPEVPWNDYKNLDVKDKLVMMLVNDPPATAAEPNLFGGKALTYYGRWTYKFEEAARRGAAGVILVHTTESAGYGWQVVRTGWDGERFGLVPDEKTPTLKFKSWVTEETARKIAQLGGQDLDKLREAAKTRDFKPVALTAKVETTLKTKAQRVTAPNVVAILRGDTPAPPTPATGKSTGKNASKTAETAPPPDIKPLLRDEFVVYSAHWDHLGIRPDQVGDNIYNGAVDNATGIAGLLAIAKAYSNLEVKPKRSILFIATTAEEQGLLGAEFYTRNPLVPLNKTVADINVDSMNVLGMTSDITPLGADRSTLGKIIEEVCKENSITIAPDPRPEQGSFYRSDHFPFAKVGVPAVNFEPGDKFVGHPAEWGQEQFAEYNKNRYHQPTDEYSPNWDFSGMVQQARLAFWIGLRVADADEMPVWKKGDEFERARLKSLGQPMQE
- a CDS encoding DUF2029 domain-containing protein, translated to MMKISPTFRRFLWLFALLNGLNGVRSALFSLFYPQVYRKDLVSGYLVAKALGHGVDPYLPLSELAVRFNLNSPAPIFPHPTPHTVAYGILMLPFSLLPYEKAAVAWMCFELICLAVFVWLMLRWLGRAPGLVISALLGVALLGWGPVMTDLLFGQLNLPLLCCLTCAWWWLRQQRDAPGGALLGLAIALKMMGWPIALFLLWQRRWRAAFSAAGVFLGLHAVAAALIGVAGLADYYLHKAPAVAKIYSHFYSNYSVWSLCLRWFEGTKQSIYPSLIAPPLLDFGSNARWLAVGGLLLVLGGSLYLAQRARYFDTAFSVLLCASLLVNPIAWDHYLVLMLLPLAVTLRRWLEHDGATGPLLVTVLSAVLFSLPSPVYRGYAVLFHTAVVPEENYVIPWAATLLTSLPTLLLLGWLWWIYRAERAVAVEQASVPATLEPQPVS
- a CDS encoding DUF2029 domain-containing protein, whose amino-acid sequence is MHKIWSSFAPANVYRKDFINGYLLGQGLVKGVDPYQPMDALARQFAFNSPTRIFPHPTPHTVPCGLLIALLSGWGYERAAQLWLVFELLCLLAALVLLVRWWGTPAVLKWVALCGWALCGWGPLTEDLWVGQLNALLLLLLLLSWRSLRAGHELSGGALLGGALVLKLMAWPVVLFLLWQRRWRSVLAAGSVTLAGHLLALAWIGVEGVKRYYTEVGPTVTALYRGFDANFSAWTVGWRLFVGTEASFARGLVAPPLIAWPAAARLFTLLVPCLVLALGLALARRVKDFDVAFALLLCVSLLVNPVAWSHYLVIALLPLAVVWRYLRELDFPMALTRYTLLVTLVCSLPHSIIRNVAALFQTSVTATGSPVVPFAAGLLTLATAAALIALMFLLRRVEAHATEEVAPVMPAFQQQVSVAS
- a CDS encoding type II toxin-antitoxin system VapC family toxin, producing MKRIFADTFYFIALLSPDDKDHQRAVEFSDGFVGQMVTTDWIITELADGMAKPASRQRFIQFLDMLRHDPDVHIVSLDKVLQEAGLEPYRRRPDKDWSLTDCISFVVMQREGLTEALTGDHDFTQAGFIALLE